One genomic region from Leptospira montravelensis encodes:
- a CDS encoding hybrid sensor histidine kinase/response regulator translates to MKHQSKILIIEDDPTTALLYSGSLRPFGYEIVVFYGIKPALETFKEEGYKSIDLIVTDLLLPDGTGIELIQEVRKSSSNIPIIVVSSAEDSQSIIDVMKENVQDYCIKPIATKELVKKIEYHLSKQEMDYQKTIFEKEKIISLEKLLDWYSFKNRSMAMGEFDTQELHKNLFHILRASLSQGAGFGILVQIIDIIKGMTKTESGDYILQKEVLSILEENASYAKKVLDTFSEIENIIFDRVTSEVIGTKSFLEEFQIIVTSLHPLLKIKNQRIQLGNLEERFSEKTKLNWNRELFGKVFSELLVNAMKFSPESSAIFIMFQSDSEYLSVSIVNSVAGDLKMGVGIPNEYLDLVFEPFFRLTKNLYEKHESLDFGIGLSLVRETIQKFGGTVVVKNINDHLGEVVLPKVEFKVTLPYSSSEK, encoded by the coding sequence ATGAAGCACCAATCAAAAATTCTAATCATTGAAGATGATCCAACAACGGCACTTCTCTACTCGGGATCTTTAAGACCATTCGGTTATGAAATTGTAGTTTTTTACGGAATTAAACCAGCTTTGGAAACCTTTAAGGAAGAAGGTTACAAGTCTATTGATTTGATAGTCACAGACTTGCTATTGCCAGATGGAACCGGAATAGAATTAATACAAGAAGTTCGCAAATCAAGTTCAAATATTCCCATAATCGTTGTATCATCTGCGGAAGATAGTCAATCGATCATTGATGTAATGAAAGAGAATGTCCAAGATTATTGTATCAAACCAATTGCAACTAAAGAGTTAGTCAAAAAAATTGAATACCATCTTTCCAAACAGGAAATGGATTATCAAAAAACGATTTTTGAAAAAGAAAAAATTATCTCATTAGAAAAACTATTGGATTGGTATAGTTTTAAAAATCGATCAATGGCTATGGGAGAATTTGATACTCAAGAATTACATAAAAACCTCTTTCATATTTTAAGGGCGAGTTTGTCACAAGGTGCAGGTTTTGGAATTCTTGTGCAAATCATAGATATCATCAAGGGGATGACAAAAACTGAATCTGGCGATTATATTCTTCAAAAAGAAGTTCTATCGATCCTGGAAGAAAACGCAAGTTATGCTAAGAAAGTATTAGATACATTTTCAGAAATTGAAAACATTATTTTTGATAGAGTTACATCGGAAGTTATAGGAACTAAAAGTTTTTTAGAAGAATTTCAAATTATTGTTACCAGTTTACATCCTTTATTAAAAATTAAAAACCAAAGAATTCAACTAGGCAATCTGGAAGAAAGGTTTTCGGAAAAAACTAAACTCAATTGGAATCGAGAATTGTTTGGCAAAGTTTTTTCAGAATTATTAGTAAACGCGATGAAGTTCTCACCTGAATCCTCCGCCATATTTATTATGTTTCAGTCTGACAGTGAGTATTTGTCTGTTTCTATTGTAAATTCCGTTGCTGGGGATTTGAAAATGGGAGTGGGTATCCCTAATGAATATTTAGATTTGGTATTTGAACCTTTTTTTCGACTTACGAAGAATTTATATGAAAAACACGAATCTTTGGATTTTGGAATTGGACTTTCTTTGGTGCGAGAAACCATTCAAAAGTTTGGTGGAACCGTTGTGGTAAAAAACATCAACGACCATTTAGGTGAGGTTGTTTTGCCAAAGGTAGAATTTAAAGTCACACTTCCTTATTCTTCTTCAGAGAAATGA
- the rpsI gene encoding 30S ribosomal protein S9: MAQKAVWAVGRRKTSVARAKIASGTGKITVNHKDVKDYIKNGEHLVRRALEPLLVLEARDKYDIALNVTGGGVIGQVGAIRHAVARALVAFNESLKPTLKKEGFLTRDSRMVERKKYGLHKARRGTQFSKR; encoded by the coding sequence ATGGCGCAAAAAGCAGTTTGGGCAGTAGGCCGACGCAAAACATCCGTTGCACGTGCGAAAATCGCATCTGGAACAGGTAAAATCACAGTAAACCACAAAGATGTGAAAGACTACATTAAAAACGGTGAACATTTAGTTCGTCGTGCACTTGAGCCTCTTCTTGTTTTAGAAGCTCGTGATAAGTATGATATCGCACTCAATGTTACTGGTGGTGGAGTGATCGGTCAGGTAGGAGCCATTCGTCACGCTGTGGCTCGTGCTCTTGTCGCTTTTAACGAATCATTGAAACCTACTTTGAAAAAAGAAGGATTTCTCACTCGAGATAGCCGTATGGTAGAACGTAAAAAATACGGTCTACACAAAGCTCGTCGAGGAACTCAGTTCTCTAAACGTTAA
- a CDS encoding MFS transporter, translated as MNQLIFYFAFAIGTFASSCFLYSIVIFCQTLDTVKGFSGIVFFFLFLPFPIFFLYTGYLLDHYSKKWVVVSFQFFLFISSFFLGAYTFLFQDHPLLLLPLAFANGIGMTTVLPGRMAILREVMESHRLVFHTIAGNLLLIFAFGMSPLAVGWFREGYDYSNLFLLLASLHFLSMIAFSLLRYEAKVQKQELNSQLSKPGKIPSISANLKLVIDFLKTDPVSKQVMYMAILSMLALGPIQVILPKYVRNELGLGELARGTVLVFLGPGLFLGGILTILFHHLERKGLVLLIVFTLSSIFFLGFVPFGKPEATSFFLFCFGFTGGVVSSLLPAILQKRAPDGLRGRILSLYTVCFQFTPAVSGFLSAFLADSFGSQLTFGILGGLFLCFAFVSFLQYKELRQS; from the coding sequence TTGAACCAACTTATATTTTATTTTGCCTTCGCCATTGGTACCTTTGCCAGTAGTTGTTTTTTATATTCGATTGTTATCTTTTGCCAAACCTTAGATACAGTAAAAGGTTTCTCAGGGATTGTTTTCTTTTTTCTCTTTTTGCCATTTCCCATTTTCTTTTTATACACAGGATACTTACTCGACCATTATTCCAAAAAATGGGTGGTAGTTAGTTTTCAATTTTTCTTATTTATCTCTTCGTTTTTCTTAGGTGCCTATACCTTCCTTTTTCAGGATCATCCACTTTTGCTTTTGCCCTTGGCTTTTGCGAATGGAATCGGGATGACCACCGTACTTCCGGGAAGAATGGCTATTTTACGGGAAGTGATGGAGTCTCATCGGCTCGTTTTTCATACCATCGCTGGAAACTTACTACTGATCTTTGCTTTTGGTATGAGTCCCCTCGCAGTGGGTTGGTTTCGGGAAGGATACGATTACTCAAATTTATTTTTGCTTTTGGCTTCTTTGCATTTTCTATCTATGATCGCCTTTAGCTTGTTACGATATGAGGCCAAGGTTCAGAAACAGGAACTAAATTCTCAATTGTCAAAACCAGGTAAGATTCCTTCAATCTCTGCCAACTTAAAACTGGTAATCGATTTTCTAAAAACAGATCCTGTTTCTAAGCAAGTAATGTATATGGCGATCCTAAGTATGTTAGCACTCGGACCCATCCAGGTCATCCTTCCAAAATATGTGCGAAATGAATTGGGACTCGGAGAACTTGCACGAGGAACCGTTCTTGTGTTTTTGGGGCCTGGTTTGTTTCTTGGTGGGATTCTTACCATCCTCTTTCATCATTTAGAAAGAAAGGGGCTCGTGTTACTCATTGTTTTTACCCTTTCTTCTATTTTCTTTTTAGGTTTTGTTCCGTTCGGAAAACCAGAAGCCACCTCCTTTTTTCTATTTTGTTTTGGGTTTACAGGCGGGGTGGTCTCCAGTCTCTTACCTGCCATTTTGCAGAAACGCGCACCGGACGGACTTCGGGGAAGAATTCTTTCCCTCTATACAGTTTGTTTCCAATTCACACCCGCTGTTTCTGGTTTTCTTTCGGCCTTCCTTGCTGATAGTTTTGGTTCGCAATTGACATTCGGAATTCTCGGCGGGTTATTTCTCTGTTTTGCCTTTGTTTCTTTTCTCCAATACAAAGAATTACGGCAGAGTTAA
- the thiL gene encoding thiamine-phosphate kinase: MKESEIIRTLFGTTPPPEDDCYFLLPNRLVTTDSLSEGTHFLHHWSSPQILAKKLVEVNVSDIIASGGKPKECFLNLGLSPLSRKKEWIREFSKELRKSLDQYGMKLAGGDTFSSHTTQLTLTVVGTVDKPWLRSGGKFGDYLYLTGSIGLSQLGYQTLKKKSKDRNFKEAVERHLSPKSRYAILNHLKQFKIHACMDVTDGLIQDAERLALTSQGKLKIQIESIPTHPLALKELGLDLCLGSGEELELLFLSPEILPTKLAGIPVTMIGKLDKGKPGVMFQKEGKSYFPKSRGFFHFSEEE, from the coding sequence TTGAAAGAATCCGAAATTATACGAACTTTGTTTGGTACCACTCCTCCACCGGAAGATGATTGTTATTTTCTCTTACCAAACCGCCTAGTCACTACCGATTCCCTTTCGGAAGGAACCCATTTCCTACACCACTGGTCTTCCCCACAAATTTTAGCTAAAAAACTAGTAGAAGTCAATGTTTCCGATATCATTGCCTCTGGTGGAAAACCCAAAGAATGTTTTCTAAACCTTGGTCTCTCACCACTCTCAAGAAAAAAAGAATGGATTCGGGAGTTTTCCAAAGAATTACGAAAATCCTTAGACCAATATGGAATGAAACTGGCGGGAGGCGATACTTTTTCCTCGCACACTACCCAATTGACACTGACTGTTGTCGGCACAGTGGACAAACCTTGGTTGCGATCGGGCGGCAAATTCGGGGATTACTTGTATCTCACAGGAAGTATTGGCCTAAGCCAACTGGGATACCAAACTCTCAAAAAAAAATCAAAGGACAGAAATTTTAAAGAAGCAGTGGAGCGCCACCTTTCTCCTAAATCTCGTTATGCGATCCTTAACCATTTAAAACAGTTCAAAATCCACGCTTGTATGGACGTAACGGATGGACTCATCCAAGACGCAGAACGCCTGGCCCTAACTTCCCAAGGAAAATTAAAAATACAAATTGAATCCATCCCCACCCACCCTCTCGCCCTAAAGGAATTAGGACTCGATCTTTGTTTGGGCTCTGGGGAAGAATTAGAACTTTTGTTTTTATCACCGGAAATTTTACCAACAAAACTTGCAGGAATTCCTGTGACAATGATAGGGAAATTAGATAAAGGAAAACCGGGAGTTATGTTTCAAAAAGAAGGAAAATCCTACTTTCCAAAATCACGAGGTTTCTTTCATTTCTCTGAAGAAGAATAA
- a CDS encoding YajQ family cyclic di-GMP-binding protein, which produces MAQDPSFDIVSKIERPELQNAVAQAMTEIQTRFDFKGSNSEIKLTEDTLVLTSENEIKLKQVIDVLTTKMAKRGISLKAFDFDSKIEPATGQTVRQKVKIQNGLDKEQTKQITTLIKDQKLKVQATIQGESVRVVGKKKDDLQEVMAAIRNANFNFDANFTNFKG; this is translated from the coding sequence ATGGCACAAGACCCATCATTTGACATTGTATCAAAAATCGAAAGACCGGAATTACAAAACGCCGTGGCCCAGGCCATGACAGAGATCCAAACAAGGTTTGATTTTAAAGGATCCAACTCCGAAATCAAACTCACAGAAGACACTTTAGTTTTAACTTCCGAAAACGAAATTAAACTAAAGCAGGTGATCGATGTCCTCACTACTAAAATGGCCAAACGAGGTATTAGTCTCAAGGCCTTTGATTTTGACTCCAAAATTGAACCAGCCACTGGCCAAACGGTCCGCCAAAAAGTAAAAATCCAAAATGGTTTGGACAAAGAACAAACCAAACAAATCACCACTCTCATCAAAGACCAAAAACTAAAGGTGCAGGCAACAATCCAAGGGGAATCGGTTCGGGTTGTGGGCAAAAAAAAGGACGATTTGCAAGAGGTGATGGCGGCCATTCGTAACGCCAATTTCAACTTTGACGCCAATTTTACGAATTTTAAGGGATAG
- the pcnB gene encoding polynucleotide adenylyltransferase PcnB: MFKFLTSLFRKKADSVDSFLMYPEGKRYYRESHSIRRANIDEDAIKIINRLNKFRYKAYLVGGGVRDLLMGKRPKDFDIVTSATPNQIKRIFNNCRIIGKRFKIVHIIFKGKIIEVSTFRSLPEHRLEKHKADNDYLIKRDNSFGTAKEDAARRDFTINSLFYDPKNDSILDYVGGFEDIQKKIVRVIGDPDISFKEDPVRMLRAVKFSVLLGLDIEKKTKLAIKKNRLELEKSSTARLLEEYNKMFRTWKTSIIFEGLAENHLLDVLFKEPTDKLKKTDPEWREHFMETPLGKRLAVTDKLLSAREEMTPAIFYSLIFYDIVKDLYENDRGHLAHNIKESLQPVFERMGIPKREQDNLVKIFISQPRFQVTDDEKERQNSFFKKKDYFYDAFMVYKIVAISEGNESAVQTAFFWEISLRQRPKPDSHQFGQQNRKKEPNKKRPPRKKHRDRRGGGNPNQNQTESQQSNHSEPKESQEPRKVRESSMENEDREV; the protein is encoded by the coding sequence ATGTTTAAATTTCTCACTTCTCTTTTCAGAAAGAAAGCCGACTCTGTCGATTCCTTTTTGATGTACCCCGAGGGAAAGAGATACTATCGAGAATCCCATTCCATACGCAGGGCCAATATCGATGAAGATGCTATAAAAATCATCAATCGATTGAACAAGTTTCGTTACAAGGCCTATTTAGTCGGTGGTGGGGTCAGAGATCTGCTTATGGGCAAACGTCCAAAAGACTTTGATATAGTCACAAGTGCGACTCCAAACCAAATCAAAAGGATCTTCAATAACTGCCGAATCATCGGTAAACGATTTAAAATTGTACATATCATTTTTAAAGGCAAAATTATTGAAGTATCTACGTTCCGATCATTGCCGGAACATCGTTTGGAAAAACACAAAGCAGACAACGATTATCTCATCAAACGGGACAATTCCTTCGGTACAGCAAAGGAAGACGCGGCAAGACGCGACTTTACCATTAACTCCTTGTTTTACGATCCTAAAAACGATTCCATTTTGGATTACGTTGGTGGATTTGAAGACATACAAAAGAAAATCGTTAGGGTCATTGGTGATCCAGATATTTCCTTCAAAGAAGATCCAGTTCGTATGTTACGAGCTGTGAAGTTTTCTGTTTTACTTGGACTTGATATCGAGAAAAAAACCAAACTGGCAATCAAAAAGAACCGTTTGGAACTCGAAAAATCATCCACAGCAAGACTACTAGAAGAATACAATAAAATGTTTCGCACTTGGAAAACTTCGATTATCTTTGAAGGCCTTGCGGAAAACCATTTGCTCGATGTACTTTTCAAAGAACCAACTGATAAACTAAAAAAAACAGACCCAGAATGGCGTGAACATTTTATGGAAACACCACTTGGGAAAAGACTAGCCGTTACGGACAAACTCCTCTCTGCAAGAGAAGAGATGACTCCAGCTATCTTTTACTCGTTAATTTTTTATGATATCGTAAAAGATCTTTATGAAAATGATCGCGGTCACCTAGCGCATAACATCAAAGAAAGTTTGCAACCTGTTTTTGAACGGATGGGAATTCCCAAACGAGAACAAGACAATCTGGTTAAGATTTTTATAAGCCAACCTCGTTTCCAAGTAACCGACGATGAAAAAGAAAGACAAAACTCCTTTTTCAAAAAGAAAGATTACTTCTATGATGCGTTTATGGTTTATAAAATTGTAGCCATTTCGGAAGGAAACGAATCAGCAGTACAAACTGCATTCTTCTGGGAAATTTCTTTACGACAAAGACCGAAACCTGATAGCCATCAGTTCGGACAACAGAATCGTAAAAAAGAGCCAAACAAAAAACGTCCTCCCAGAAAAAAACACCGGGACAGAAGGGGCGGTGGGAATCCCAATCAGAACCAAACGGAATCCCAACAATCCAATCATTCTGAACCAAAAGAATCTCAAGAACCTAGAAAAGTTCGCGAATCCTCAATGGAAAATGAAGATAGGGAAGTTTAA
- a CDS encoding response regulator, with protein MEKPKTITKVLLLEDDPTISLLYSGLLQKHGMEVTSFAKIKSALDYCAENHLHTENIVLTDLQLPDGNGLEFVREIRKINKHIPIVVITSTEDPKLIIEVMKEHVQDYIIKPMVPDELISRIKYQLSNKEKDYEYSEYEREKIISLEKLLDWYAYKNSRIKKGDLNSQELHKNLFYGLRTSLAQGAGFGVLTQMIDLIKSMPKAEGGGIILDDEILNILEENALYSKKVLDRFMEIEDVIFDRIELQLVSPLTIFNEMVSLKEEIIPLLALRDQILLVPEYKFKDFGSQKILLNNNFFRKSLHELLLNAMRFSQSSSKIYTMLILDSNGVYLSIVNSLTDEQELFAKNGIPNEYLELIFEPFFRLNKNIYEKHGSLDFGIGLSFVKQTILKFGGSISALNLIDHTSDQSETKIEFKIFLPYSSSEK; from the coding sequence ATGGAAAAACCAAAAACGATAACGAAAGTTTTACTACTTGAAGACGATCCGACCATCTCTCTGCTTTACAGTGGACTCTTGCAAAAACATGGAATGGAGGTTACAAGTTTTGCAAAAATCAAATCAGCCTTAGATTATTGCGCCGAAAACCATCTTCATACTGAAAACATTGTTTTAACCGACCTTCAATTACCGGATGGCAATGGGTTGGAATTTGTTAGAGAAATACGAAAAATCAATAAACACATTCCAATTGTTGTAATTACTTCAACGGAAGATCCAAAACTTATCATAGAAGTAATGAAGGAACATGTACAGGATTACATAATTAAACCGATGGTTCCTGACGAACTTATATCGCGAATCAAATACCAACTTTCAAACAAAGAAAAAGATTATGAATACTCTGAATATGAACGCGAAAAGATAATCTCCCTTGAAAAACTTTTAGATTGGTATGCATACAAAAACAGTCGGATCAAAAAGGGTGATTTAAATTCCCAAGAATTACATAAAAACTTATTTTATGGACTGCGTACAAGTTTAGCTCAAGGTGCTGGATTTGGAGTATTAACTCAAATGATAGACCTGATCAAATCAATGCCAAAAGCAGAAGGGGGAGGAATCATTTTAGATGATGAAATTCTAAATATTTTGGAAGAAAATGCATTATATTCAAAAAAAGTATTAGATAGATTTATGGAAATTGAAGATGTAATATTTGATCGAATCGAATTACAACTAGTTTCTCCTTTAACAATTTTTAATGAAATGGTGAGTCTGAAAGAAGAAATAATCCCACTTTTGGCACTGAGAGACCAAATATTACTAGTTCCAGAATATAAATTCAAAGATTTCGGATCGCAAAAAATCTTACTTAACAATAATTTCTTTCGTAAATCATTACACGAACTTCTGTTAAATGCCATGCGGTTTTCGCAAAGCTCGAGTAAGATTTATACTATGTTAATTCTGGATTCTAATGGAGTTTATCTGTCTATTGTAAATTCTTTGACAGATGAACAGGAGCTGTTTGCAAAAAACGGAATTCCAAATGAATATTTAGAACTTATTTTTGAACCTTTTTTTAGGTTAAACAAAAATATATATGAAAAACATGGTTCTTTGGATTTTGGAATTGGGTTGAGTTTTGTTAAGCAAACTATACTAAAGTTTGGGGGTTCTATATCGGCTTTAAATTTAATTGATCATACCAGCGACCAAAGCGAAACAAAAATTGAATTCAAAATTTTCCTTCCTTATTCTTCTTCAGAGAAATGA
- the alaS gene encoding alanine--tRNA ligase: MMSKTVREIAELYTSYFQGKGHTIVPSSSLIPKGDPTLLFTTAGMVQFKPLFTGAVELPYTRAASVQKCVRTTDLEVVGKTERHCTFFEMLGNFSFGDYFKKEAIEYALDFSLNHLHIPKEKIWVTIYLDDDEAKKIWMEAGIPEERIVRLGKKDNFWGPAGDSGACGPCSELYLDRGPEKGGPTCGNNPNCKPGCDCDRYLEYWNLVFNQFNQTVSGELLPLKQTGIDTGSGLERVAMLLQEVDSVYDTDELKSIIDKIETLSGFTYDESTKQSFRVITDHSRSVFFSLGDGIYPDRTGRGYVIRRLIRRASLFARKLGIYEPFLYKLVGTLRDLYSVRYPELKDKAKDIESILKKEEELFLHTLEVGLEELESLLGQLKENNQAVVTGKEGFRLYSTYGFPREMTKELVEDRGFGFDDEGFEAELEKDRDLSRASWKGKKIQYLTGLSASPELKTEFLGYTETKSQAKVLYLFVDGKSVTEANQGTDVVVVLDKTPFYAEGGGQVGDWGYLKKEGFQFQVQDTQKENETFLHLGMILKGKISVGETINAEIDTTRRQNLANHHSGTHLLNGALRRILGTHVAQKGSVVSSDYLRFDFSHPKALSEEEIISIEKDVNEAVNANIPVKTEVLDINAAKQSGALSMFDEKYGNLVRVISMGDKSKEFCGGTHVSNTKEIGYFAIIKEGSPGAGNRRVEAICGDSVIEYFLTEFQTLAAKVETHNLSAKETFGDLKEFGITTVVPAPEDLQSLFANEGNAAVERLRKLRESLETELEEKSASLFKAKKKKEQLSFQMNPELVDGLLKKAHSFSKGKVVTEVFSGVDAKSLKDLADSLKAKEPEILCLFGTSEGETSTLVFMCNKVLNERGIHCGDLLKETLVMLDGKGGGRPDMAQGGGKRPESLGDALEFALELSKKKLG; the protein is encoded by the coding sequence ATGATGTCGAAAACTGTCCGCGAAATTGCCGAGTTGTATACTAGTTACTTCCAAGGAAAAGGCCATACCATTGTGCCTTCCTCAAGCCTTATCCCCAAAGGGGATCCCACTCTTTTATTCACAACCGCTGGGATGGTTCAGTTTAAACCTTTGTTTACGGGAGCCGTAGAGTTACCTTATACTCGTGCGGCTTCGGTTCAAAAATGTGTCCGCACTACCGATTTAGAGGTAGTTGGGAAGACGGAAAGGCATTGTACTTTTTTTGAAATGCTCGGGAATTTTTCCTTTGGCGATTATTTTAAAAAAGAAGCCATCGAATACGCGTTAGATTTTTCTTTAAACCATCTCCATATCCCAAAAGAAAAAATCTGGGTCACCATTTACTTGGATGATGATGAAGCCAAAAAGATTTGGATGGAAGCTGGAATTCCCGAAGAACGAATTGTAAGGCTTGGAAAAAAAGATAACTTTTGGGGACCAGCGGGTGATAGTGGGGCTTGTGGCCCATGTTCGGAATTGTATTTGGACAGAGGACCAGAAAAAGGGGGCCCTACTTGTGGTAACAACCCCAATTGCAAACCGGGATGTGACTGTGATCGTTATTTAGAATATTGGAATTTAGTATTTAACCAATTTAACCAAACTGTTTCCGGGGAACTCCTTCCTTTAAAACAAACAGGGATTGATACAGGTTCAGGCCTTGAGCGAGTGGCTATGTTACTCCAAGAAGTGGATTCTGTTTATGATACGGATGAATTAAAATCCATCATTGATAAAATTGAAACACTCTCAGGGTTTACTTATGATGAATCTACGAAACAATCCTTTAGAGTAATCACAGACCATTCCCGATCCGTATTTTTTTCATTAGGGGACGGGATTTATCCTGACCGCACCGGGCGTGGCTATGTGATCCGTAGGCTCATTCGTCGGGCCTCGTTATTCGCGAGAAAACTGGGAATTTACGAACCGTTTTTATACAAACTTGTGGGGACACTTCGAGATTTATATTCGGTTCGTTACCCAGAACTAAAAGACAAAGCAAAAGATATCGAATCCATTTTAAAAAAGGAAGAAGAACTTTTTCTACATACCTTGGAAGTAGGTTTGGAAGAATTGGAATCACTCCTCGGACAATTGAAAGAAAACAACCAAGCGGTTGTTACTGGAAAAGAGGGTTTTCGTTTGTATTCCACTTACGGGTTTCCTCGTGAGATGACAAAGGAACTCGTGGAAGATCGGGGATTTGGTTTTGACGACGAAGGATTTGAAGCCGAACTAGAAAAGGACCGTGACCTATCTCGTGCGAGTTGGAAAGGGAAAAAAATCCAATACTTAACAGGCCTTAGTGCGAGCCCCGAACTCAAAACAGAGTTTTTAGGTTATACAGAAACTAAATCTCAGGCAAAGGTTTTATATCTTTTTGTAGATGGAAAGTCGGTAACTGAGGCAAACCAAGGAACGGATGTCGTTGTGGTTCTCGACAAAACACCTTTTTATGCAGAAGGTGGGGGGCAGGTAGGAGACTGGGGATATCTTAAAAAAGAAGGGTTCCAATTCCAAGTCCAAGACACTCAAAAAGAAAACGAAACCTTTTTACATCTGGGAATGATTCTCAAAGGAAAAATCTCTGTGGGGGAAACCATAAACGCAGAGATTGATACCACTCGTCGTCAAAATTTAGCAAACCATCACTCCGGCACACACTTGTTAAATGGGGCTCTTCGTCGTATCTTAGGGACTCATGTGGCACAAAAAGGTTCTGTTGTATCCTCTGACTATTTACGATTTGATTTTTCGCATCCAAAAGCACTCAGTGAGGAAGAAATTATCTCGATCGAAAAAGATGTGAATGAAGCAGTGAATGCAAACATTCCAGTAAAAACGGAAGTTTTAGATATCAATGCTGCGAAACAATCAGGCGCCTTGTCGATGTTTGATGAAAAATATGGAAATTTGGTTCGTGTGATTTCTATGGGGGATAAGTCCAAAGAATTTTGTGGGGGAACTCATGTTTCCAACACAAAAGAAATTGGATACTTTGCCATCATCAAAGAAGGAAGTCCGGGAGCCGGAAACCGAAGGGTAGAAGCCATTTGTGGGGATTCGGTTATTGAATATTTTTTGACAGAGTTTCAAACACTTGCTGCGAAGGTTGAAACACATAACTTGTCGGCCAAAGAAACTTTTGGTGATCTTAAAGAATTTGGAATCACAACTGTAGTGCCGGCTCCTGAAGATTTACAAAGTTTATTTGCAAATGAAGGGAATGCCGCCGTCGAACGTTTGCGAAAACTTCGCGAAAGTTTAGAAACAGAACTAGAAGAAAAGTCAGCTTCTCTTTTTAAAGCCAAAAAGAAAAAGGAACAATTGAGTTTCCAAATGAATCCGGAACTTGTGGATGGACTTCTGAAAAAAGCACATTCCTTTTCGAAAGGAAAAGTGGTTACCGAAGTGTTCTCTGGAGTCGATGCTAAATCACTGAAAGATTTGGCTGATAGTTTGAAAGCCAAAGAACCAGAAATCCTCTGTCTGTTTGGAACAAGCGAAGGGGAAACTAGCACCCTTGTTTTTATGTGTAACAAGGTTTTGAATGAAAGAGGAATCCACTGTGGGGATCTTTTAAAAGAAACCTTGGTGATGTTAGATGGAAAGGGTGGGGGAAGGCCCGATATGGCACAGGGTGGAGGTAAAAGACCAGAAAGTCTTGGGGACGCATTGGAATTTGCCTTGGAACTTTCCAAAAAGAAATTAGGATAA
- the rplM gene encoding 50S ribosomal protein L13, which translates to MELLSKAHKTPSIAKEAVQKQWFVVDATDKTLGRLASQVASRLRGKHKSTFTPNQDCGDNIIIVNASKVTVTGRKREQKIYYHHSRYPGGMTAIAFHKLIQENPERVIMEAVKGMLPKSKLGDQMLRNCRVFAGNDHNLGAQKPLKLELK; encoded by the coding sequence ATGGAACTATTGTCTAAAGCCCACAAGACCCCTTCTATCGCAAAAGAAGCCGTACAAAAACAGTGGTTTGTTGTGGATGCAACTGATAAGACTCTCGGAAGATTGGCAAGTCAAGTAGCTTCCCGACTTCGCGGAAAACACAAATCTACCTTCACTCCTAACCAGGACTGTGGTGATAATATCATTATCGTTAATGCTTCTAAAGTGACTGTAACAGGTCGCAAAAGAGAACAAAAAATTTACTACCACCACTCACGTTACCCAGGTGGTATGACTGCCATCGCTTTCCACAAACTCATCCAAGAGAATCCGGAAAGAGTGATTATGGAAGCAGTCAAAGGAATGTTACCTAAATCTAAGTTAGGTGATCAAATGTTGAGAAATTGCCGCGTTTTCGCTGGTAATGACCACAACTTGGGAGCTCAAAAGCCCCTAAAACTGGAGTTGAAATAA